The proteins below come from a single Fastidiosipila sanguinis genomic window:
- a CDS encoding V-type ATP synthase subunit I, with the protein MSVARMSRVSIVGLKDDLLDVLSHLTKLGVLQIEVDESVQEEFARINALKLDEKIKNLSSLSFYREIADELEVHDLISTDNLENVSAEDAAKAEIENKEEAEQVNEYFFGRMFEFAEADKIIHAEIPASDKLESFKSNKTKFNPEVESQNLSRLLSAYVELLEELIPVAKKKAEVKKDLFTTKRKLSKAEYFAVVDKQEDIMRRAQVFLADMQRVADRKEKIRDIEEHNQELQARIQAINTELSDINSDLEKDESLTVLIGKQKENSAENNSISKDDLKAEPEISLVDKINLLVEERKNSEASISENQEDIKKLDDQIEEIDAKLNSTSAEYDEYEVIHDFYEVQLKKLRAIEKCEYTDYLFTINSYSPTALSTNLKEELESNYQIFVDIQDVETDEDYPILLQNNKFARSFQSLVDMYALPKPGYDIDPTFWASVFYVILFGMMLGDVGYGALMAIMCAIGLFKFKVEGNTKKTMGMLMLSGIVSIPFGFLFGGFFGDLLPTITNNAVEFKPLLFNPMEEPIAMLILSMGVGVIHLFAGMAIDIYIKTKRGDWKTGFFKVAPWYLIVVGLILWVTNISVGKYLALTGLIVLLLLGDQSTKNPFKRIFSGIASLTDITSWLSDILSYSRILALGLSTSVIAMVVNILAMLIGYKGITAILFVVILIFGHVLDLALSGLSSYVHTIRLQYVEFFGKFYEGGGRPFEPLDYASKFTKINEIEEEQDKIKNGEFAKMHAEFHPVSKELEEA; encoded by the coding sequence ATGAGCGTAGCTAGAATGTCAAGAGTCTCGATAGTTGGGCTAAAAGATGATTTACTAGATGTGCTAAGTCATTTAACAAAATTGGGTGTTTTGCAAATAGAGGTAGACGAAAGTGTACAGGAAGAGTTTGCCAGAATTAATGCTCTTAAATTAGATGAAAAAATCAAGAATCTAAGTAGTCTGAGTTTTTATAGAGAAATTGCAGATGAATTAGAAGTTCATGATTTGATTTCAACAGATAATCTGGAAAATGTAAGTGCAGAAGATGCTGCAAAAGCTGAAATTGAAAATAAAGAAGAAGCTGAACAAGTAAATGAGTACTTCTTTGGTAGGATGTTTGAGTTTGCGGAGGCAGATAAAATTATTCATGCCGAAATTCCAGCTAGCGATAAACTTGAGAGTTTTAAATCAAATAAAACTAAATTTAATCCAGAAGTAGAAAGTCAAAATTTGAGTAGACTTTTGTCTGCGTATGTTGAACTTTTGGAAGAGTTAATCCCTGTAGCTAAAAAGAAAGCTGAAGTGAAGAAAGACTTATTTACAACCAAGCGTAAGTTAAGCAAGGCTGAATACTTTGCTGTTGTAGATAAACAAGAAGATATTATGCGTCGAGCTCAAGTTTTCTTGGCTGATATGCAAAGAGTTGCAGACAGAAAAGAGAAGATTAGAGATATTGAAGAACATAATCAGGAATTGCAAGCTAGAATTCAAGCTATAAATACAGAACTAAGCGATATTAATTCTGATCTTGAAAAAGATGAATCTTTAACTGTGCTTATAGGGAAACAGAAAGAAAACTCTGCTGAAAATAACTCGATCTCAAAAGATGATTTAAAAGCAGAGCCAGAGATTAGTTTAGTTGATAAAATCAACTTGTTAGTTGAAGAACGTAAAAATTCTGAAGCAAGTATCAGTGAGAATCAAGAAGATATTAAGAAGCTTGATGACCAGATCGAAGAAATAGATGCGAAGTTGAATTCTACAAGTGCAGAGTATGATGAATATGAAGTGATTCATGATTTCTATGAAGTTCAATTGAAGAAGCTTAGAGCAATTGAAAAGTGTGAATACACAGACTATCTATTTACTATTAATTCATACTCACCAACTGCTTTAAGCACAAATTTAAAGGAAGAATTAGAGTCTAATTATCAGATATTTGTAGATATACAAGATGTCGAAACTGATGAAGATTATCCAATCCTATTGCAGAATAATAAGTTTGCTAGAAGTTTCCAATCTCTTGTAGATATGTATGCTTTGCCAAAACCAGGCTATGATATCGATCCGACTTTCTGGGCATCTGTTTTCTACGTTATTTTATTCGGAATGATGTTAGGTGATGTAGGCTATGGTGCACTCATGGCTATTATGTGTGCAATTGGTTTGTTTAAATTTAAGGTAGAAGGCAATACCAAGAAGACTATGGGAATGCTCATGCTAAGCGGCATTGTATCAATTCCTTTCGGCTTCCTGTTTGGAGGATTCTTTGGGGATTTATTGCCAACCATAACTAATAACGCTGTTGAGTTTAAGCCGTTGCTGTTTAACCCAATGGAAGAGCCGATAGCAATGCTAATCCTAAGTATGGGAGTTGGTGTAATTCATCTCTTTGCAGGTATGGCAATCGATATATATATCAAGACAAAACGTGGAGACTGGAAAACCGGTTTCTTCAAAGTTGCACCCTGGTATTTAATAGTAGTGGGTCTGATTTTATGGGTTACAAATATAAGTGTTGGTAAATACTTAGCGCTAACTGGACTAATTGTATTGCTCCTGTTAGGAGATCAAAGTACTAAGAATCCTTTTAAAAGAATTTTCTCAGGAATAGCAAGTCTTACAGATATAACTTCATGGTTATCAGATATTTTGAGTTATTCTAGAATTTTAGCTTTAGGGCTATCTACTTCAGTTATTGCTATGGTTGTTAATATCCTAGCGATGCTAATCGGATATAAGGGTATTACAGCAATTTTATTTGTAGTAATTTTAATCTTTGGTCATGTCCTGGATCTTGCTTTGAGTGGTTTATCATCATATGTACATACAATTAGGCTACAGTATGTTGAGTTCTTTGGTAAATTCTACGAAGGTGGAGGTAGACCATTTGAACCTCTAGATTATGCAAGTAAGTTTACTAAAATTAATGAAATTGAAGAGGAACAAGACAAAATTAAAAATGGTGAATTTGCTAAGATGCATGCTGAATTTCACCCAGTATCAAAAGAGTTAGAAGAAGCTTAA
- a CDS encoding V-type ATP synthase subunit K produces the protein MGFIDILKELFANGAGIALLGGVLAAASGGWGSAVAVARVGKTSMGVLAEDPALYGKALIMQALPATQGIYGLLVWFMVMLQAGFLNNNYADLSLHSGVLMFLGCLPSVIVLMPSSIQQAQVASAGVQLLLRRPEEQSKALVMTAMVETYAIFALLISVLVILFV, from the coding sequence ATGGGTTTCATAGATATTTTAAAAGAACTATTTGCTAACGGAGCAGGTATTGCTTTATTAGGTGGTGTATTGGCAGCCGCATCAGGTGGTTGGGGTTCCGCTGTAGCTGTTGCTAGAGTTGGTAAAACATCCATGGGAGTTTTGGCAGAGGATCCAGCTTTATATGGTAAGGCATTGATCATGCAAGCTTTGCCTGCAACACAAGGTATTTACGGTTTACTAGTATGGTTTATGGTTATGTTACAAGCAGGTTTCCTAAACAATAACTACGCGGATCTTTCACTACATTCAGGTGTATTGATGTTCTTAGGTTGTTTACCATCAGTAATTGTATTGATGCCATCCTCTATCCAACAAGCACAAGTTGCTTCAGCAGGTGTTCAATTACTATTAAGAAGACCAGAAGAACAATCTAAAGCTTTGGTTATGACAGCTATGGTTGAGACATACGCTATTTTCGCATTATTAATTTCAGTATTAGTAATTCTGTTTGTATAG
- a CDS encoding V-type ATPase subunit — protein MATDRKDLDNLIYVSPRSWDRVAVDNADFAYESSRAKARFAHLMKAEDYKSLIDNQADDIEWIGHWAREFNAANYDVKDTVIDTLTKGYSDNDRLLIELCGGEKEDFAKMFILKNDYHNAKVIAKNFLLGQLNAQDAKRVLRVNESLFQEAANVEIESLVQWVLSYLNKDKSNSVLPDLHEKYFSMALERLLEEDAKTNEIDLAAVDINLDKAYYLHFLELVAEDKHKGYRDLLLDYISIQSDSSNLQSFYRCKKRKLTLEEFKRQFVAAGRIEFTDFAEKYQLDDEKINLGLKFNAKGSLVDNLLDLAESSSITEFLNEFTQVRDNLLIRLADKAQGLIYGAEVLFALWQANRIEIVNLQLIHAAHQLGRSEEMTAKRLRDIYGGQLRV, from the coding sequence ATGGCGACTGACCGCAAAGATTTAGACAACTTAATATATGTTAGTCCGAGGTCTTGGGATAGAGTTGCTGTTGATAATGCTGATTTTGCTTATGAATCAAGTCGAGCTAAAGCTCGTTTTGCTCACTTAATGAAAGCTGAGGATTATAAAAGTTTAATAGATAACCAAGCAGATGATATTGAATGGATAGGGCATTGGGCAAGGGAATTTAACGCTGCAAACTATGATGTTAAAGATACAGTTATCGATACTTTGACTAAGGGATATAGTGATAATGATAGGCTATTGATAGAACTCTGCGGTGGTGAAAAGGAAGATTTTGCCAAGATGTTTATTCTTAAGAATGACTATCATAATGCTAAAGTTATAGCGAAAAATTTTTTATTAGGTCAGCTTAATGCTCAAGATGCCAAGAGAGTTCTGAGAGTCAACGAGTCTCTTTTTCAAGAGGCAGCAAATGTTGAAATTGAGTCTTTAGTGCAATGGGTATTGAGTTATTTAAACAAAGATAAGTCCAATAGTGTATTACCAGATTTGCATGAAAAGTACTTCTCAATGGCCCTTGAAAGATTACTAGAAGAAGATGCAAAAACAAACGAAATTGATTTAGCAGCAGTTGATATAAACTTAGATAAAGCATATTATCTTCATTTCTTGGAATTGGTAGCTGAAGACAAACATAAAGGTTATAGAGACTTATTACTAGATTATATTTCAATTCAATCTGATAGTAGCAATTTACAAAGCTTTTATAGATGTAAGAAGCGTAAATTGACACTAGAGGAATTTAAACGTCAATTCGTTGCAGCAGGTAGAATTGAATTTACCGATTTCGCAGAGAAATACCAGCTTGATGATGAGAAGATTAACTTAGGTTTGAAATTTAATGCTAAGGGAAGTTTAGTTGATAACTTGCTGGATTTGGCAGAGAGTAGTTCCATTACTGAGTTTCTAAATGAATTTACGCAAGTACGAGACAACCTATTAATTCGTCTAGCCGACAAAGCTCAGGGGCTAATTTATGGAGCCGAAGTTCTTTTTGCATTATGGCAAGCTAATCGCATTGAAATTGTTAATTTGCAGTTGATTCATGCAGCTCACCAATTAGGTAGATCTGAAGAAATGACTGCTAAAAGACTAAGAGATATTTATGGAGGGCAATTACGTGTTTAA
- a CDS encoding V-type ATP synthase subunit F has translation MEGNYVFNNEDYEIAHLGEAGSFAGAAALGINVFTLDPEEETSKQLEDLILSGKYAIIYISAKVASEAEEIVDAYADEFVPAIITLPSADSDIDTLGSLRNMVIKAIGVDLVSGYIEEEDMDKTGEENGK, from the coding sequence ATGGAGGGCAATTACGTGTTTAATAATGAAGACTATGAGATTGCTCACCTGGGTGAAGCCGGTAGCTTTGCTGGAGCAGCAGCGTTAGGGATTAATGTTTTTACACTAGATCCTGAAGAAGAAACTAGCAAACAATTAGAAGATTTAATACTTTCAGGCAAATATGCAATTATCTATATAAGTGCGAAAGTAGCAAGTGAAGCTGAAGAAATAGTTGATGCTTATGCGGATGAATTCGTACCGGCAATAATTACTTTGCCATCTGCAGATTCAGACATAGATACACTTGGAAGTTTACGTAACATGGTTATAAAAGCTATAGGTGTTGATTTGGTTTCAGGCTACATTGAAGAGGAAGATATGGATAAAACAGGAGAAGAAAATGGCAAATAA
- a CDS encoding V-type ATP synthase subunit A: MANNLDLKQNNSTNEKQAITGTIVKISGPLIVASGMRDVRMFDVVRVGENNLVGEVIEVHGDEASIQVYEETDGLRPGEAVHSTDHPLDVELGPGLMGTIYDGIQRPLAKMREISGSNIARGIDVNSIDHEKKWYFEPRTDLPEKLRAGDIIATVKENNVIEHKIMLPPTIPGDIEIVEIAQAGEYTVVEPIAKIRYTNNWGDVVEEDVQMAQRWPVRQGRPFNKQLAPSKPLVTGQRVVDTFFPVARGGTSTVPGPFGAGKTVIQQQLAKWSDADVVVYIGCGERGNEMTEVLKDFPNLIDPKTNESLMERTILIANTSDMPVAAREASIYTGITIAEYYRDMGYAVCIMADSTSRWAEALREMSGRLEEMPGEEGYPAYLGSRLAEFYERAGVVHALGSEEREGSITAVGAVSPPGGDMSDPVVQATLRTVKVYWELDSSLAAKRHFPAINWMSSYSLYKNTINPYFSDEVHPDWQSNQETAFKVLQDEAELEEIVRLVGQDSLSAQDQLKLEIARSIRNDYLHQNSYHEVDTYTSLQKQFYMLDLIIRFYKEASALVDAGASIDDIMDMSIRVRLSRMKYEKEDEIEAAYNDALKELEESILKVKANSRTMAGRR, from the coding sequence ATGGCAAATAATCTTGATTTAAAACAGAATAATTCAACAAACGAGAAACAAGCCATCACAGGAACTATTGTTAAGATTTCTGGTCCGCTAATCGTAGCATCCGGAATGCGTGATGTCAGAATGTTTGATGTTGTTCGTGTTGGTGAAAATAATCTTGTTGGTGAGGTTATTGAAGTGCACGGTGACGAAGCATCAATTCAGGTTTACGAAGAGACTGATGGTCTAAGACCTGGAGAAGCTGTACATTCTACAGATCACCCACTTGACGTAGAATTAGGACCTGGACTTATGGGAACTATTTATGATGGTATTCAACGTCCATTAGCTAAAATGCGTGAAATTTCAGGTAGTAATATTGCTAGAGGTATTGATGTTAACTCAATAGACCATGAGAAGAAGTGGTACTTTGAACCAAGAACAGATTTACCTGAGAAGTTAAGAGCAGGTGATATTATTGCGACAGTAAAAGAAAATAACGTAATTGAGCATAAGATTATGTTACCACCAACCATCCCTGGAGATATTGAAATCGTCGAAATTGCTCAAGCAGGTGAATACACAGTAGTAGAACCAATAGCAAAAATTAGATATACAAATAACTGGGGCGATGTAGTTGAAGAAGATGTTCAAATGGCACAACGTTGGCCAGTTAGACAGGGACGTCCTTTCAACAAACAATTAGCTCCAAGCAAACCACTAGTAACTGGACAAAGAGTTGTAGATACATTCTTCCCAGTAGCTCGTGGTGGTACATCGACAGTTCCAGGACCATTCGGTGCTGGTAAAACAGTTATTCAGCAACAGTTGGCTAAATGGTCAGATGCAGACGTAGTTGTCTATATAGGATGTGGTGAACGTGGTAATGAGATGACAGAAGTTCTTAAAGACTTCCCAAATCTTATTGACCCTAAGACAAATGAATCATTGATGGAAAGAACAATCTTGATTGCAAACACTTCAGACATGCCTGTTGCAGCTCGTGAAGCATCTATTTATACAGGTATTACAATCGCTGAATATTACCGTGATATGGGATATGCAGTTTGTATCATGGCTGACTCAACTTCTCGTTGGGCAGAAGCTCTTCGTGAAATGAGTGGTCGTTTGGAAGAAATGCCTGGTGAAGAGGGTTACCCAGCTTATTTAGGTTCTCGTTTGGCAGAATTCTATGAGAGAGCTGGTGTGGTTCATGCATTAGGATCTGAAGAAAGAGAAGGGAGTATTACTGCTGTTGGAGCTGTATCTCCTCCGGGGGGTGACATGTCTGACCCAGTTGTTCAAGCTACTTTAAGAACTGTTAAAGTTTACTGGGAGCTAGATTCATCCTTAGCGGCGAAACGTCACTTCCCTGCTATTAACTGGATGAGCTCATATTCACTCTATAAGAATACAATTAACCCATACTTCAGTGATGAAGTTCACCCAGACTGGCAAAGTAATCAAGAGACAGCTTTTAAAGTTCTTCAAGATGAAGCTGAGCTAGAAGAGATAGTTAGATTAGTTGGACAAGACTCACTTTCAGCACAAGATCAGTTGAAATTAGAGATTGCTCGTTCAATTAGAAATGACTACTTACACCAGAACTCATACCACGAAGTCGATACATATACATCACTACAAAAACAATTCTACATGCTAGATTTGATCATTCGTTTCTATAAAGAAGCATCAGCACTAGTTGATGCCGGTGCAAGTATTGATGACATTATGGATATGAGTATTAGAGTTCGTTTGAGTAGAATGAAATATGAAAAAGAAGACGAAATCGAAGCTGCTTATAATGACGCCCTTAAAGAGTTGGAAGAATCTATACTCAAGGTAAAAGCAAACAGCAGAACAATGGCAGGCAGGAGGTAA
- a CDS encoding V-type ATP synthase subunit B: MAKQYRTIQEVAGPLMLVKNVEGVAYDEMGEIQLPNGERRLCQVLEVTGDTALVQLFNSAMGIDIENSTVRFLGHGQELGLSPDILGRTFDGMGRPIDNAPDIIPEMSRNINGLPINPAAREYPNEFIQTGISSIDGLNTLVRGQKLPIFSASGLPHNQLAAQIVRQAQVLDDHEDFAVVFGAMGITFEDANFFIQEFYETGAIERTVAFMNLANEPTIERIATPRLALTAAEYLAFELDMQVLVILTDMTYYADALREVSAARKEVPGRRGYPGYLYTDLATIYERAGRKKDSKGSITLIPILTMPDDDKTHPVPDLTGYITEGQIMLDRSLTQVSINPPVDVLPSLSRLKDDGIGKDKTREDHAATMNQLFAAYSRGKDARELSDILGESALTDMDKIYVKFSNEFEKKYIGQGFRENRSIFDTLSLGWELLSILPESELNRIDQELIDKYYYEAKERVENNSISVGNNSDK; this comes from the coding sequence ATGGCAAAACAATATAGAACAATCCAAGAAGTTGCAGGACCTTTGATGCTAGTAAAAAATGTTGAAGGAGTTGCCTATGACGAGATGGGGGAGATTCAATTACCTAACGGTGAAAGAAGACTTTGCCAAGTTCTTGAAGTTACAGGTGATACAGCTTTAGTACAGTTGTTTAACTCAGCAATGGGAATTGATATTGAGAACTCAACAGTTAGATTTTTAGGCCATGGTCAAGAGTTAGGCCTTTCTCCAGATATTTTGGGAAGAACTTTTGACGGAATGGGTCGACCAATAGATAACGCACCAGATATTATTCCTGAAATGAGCCGTAATATTAATGGTTTGCCAATTAACCCTGCAGCCCGTGAATATCCTAACGAGTTTATTCAAACAGGTATTTCATCAATTGATGGTTTGAACACTTTGGTTAGAGGACAGAAGTTACCAATTTTCTCAGCTTCAGGTTTGCCACATAACCAATTAGCAGCCCAAATTGTTAGACAAGCACAAGTTCTAGATGATCACGAAGATTTTGCGGTTGTCTTTGGTGCTATGGGTATTACATTTGAGGATGCAAACTTCTTTATCCAAGAGTTCTATGAAACAGGAGCTATTGAGAGAACAGTTGCTTTCATGAACTTGGCTAATGAGCCAACAATTGAGCGTATTGCTACACCAAGATTAGCTTTGACAGCTGCTGAATATTTAGCATTTGAATTAGACATGCAAGTTTTGGTTATCCTAACTGACATGACCTACTATGCAGATGCTTTGCGTGAGGTTTCTGCAGCACGTAAAGAAGTTCCAGGTAGACGTGGATATCCAGGTTATTTATATACAGACTTGGCTACAATTTATGAGCGTGCAGGTAGAAAGAAAGATAGCAAAGGTTCAATAACTTTAATTCCAATTCTAACCATGCCAGATGATGACAAGACTCACCCAGTTCCTGACTTGACTGGTTATATTACTGAGGGTCAGATAATGTTGGATAGATCTTTGACACAAGTATCTATCAACCCACCAGTAGATGTTTTGCCTTCACTTTCACGTTTGAAAGATGACGGTATTGGTAAAGACAAGACCAGGGAAGACCACGCTGCTACCATGAACCAGCTATTCGCTGCCTATTCTCGTGGTAAAGATGCACGTGAGTTATCCGATATCTTGGGTGAATCAGCTTTGACAGATATGGATAAAATTTATGTTAAATTCTCTAATGAATTTGAAAAGAAATATATTGGTCAGGGATTTAGAGAGAACAGAAGTATATTTGATACATTGAGTTTAGGTTGGGAATTGTTATCCATTTTACCTGAATCAGAGTTGAACCGTATTGATCAAGAATTAATTGATAAATATTATTATGAAGCTAAAGAAAGAGTAGAGAATAACTCTATTTCTGTGGGAAATAATAGCGATAAATAG
- a CDS encoding V-type ATP synthase subunit D: MANRVSPNRMELMRLKTRLKVASRGHKLLKDKRDGLMRFFVERIEYATKLRKLVDTLLEDANAAMTIAESVNGSKVINEALLLNSEPLKVKVEELSVMSLSIPQFEINFKDELEEGSYPYGLASTSSELDTAIEYLQKAFPALLALASAEKEIQMLAREIETTRRRVNSLEHFMIPEMEAQIRSISMRLEENERDNITRLMKVKDQIIADEQEKARAESAKNIAEYKERLNK, encoded by the coding sequence ATGGCAAATAGAGTAAGTCCAAATAGAATGGAACTTATGCGCTTAAAGACAAGGCTAAAAGTTGCATCTAGAGGTCACAAACTACTAAAAGATAAACGTGATGGTTTAATGCGTTTCTTCGTGGAACGAATTGAGTATGCCACGAAATTGCGTAAATTAGTAGATACTCTGCTAGAAGATGCTAATGCTGCAATGACAATTGCTGAATCCGTTAATGGTAGCAAAGTTATCAATGAAGCACTTCTATTAAATTCTGAACCATTGAAAGTTAAGGTTGAAGAATTGAGTGTCATGTCCCTAAGCATTCCTCAATTTGAAATTAACTTCAAAGATGAGCTAGAAGAAGGTAGTTATCCTTATGGTTTGGCGAGCACAAGTTCTGAATTAGATACCGCGATTGAATATTTGCAAAAAGCCTTCCCAGCTCTGTTAGCTCTCGCAAGTGCTGAAAAAGAGATTCAGATGCTAGCTAGAGAGATAGAGACTACTCGTAGAAGAGTTAACTCACTAGAACACTTCATGATCCCTGAAATGGAAGCTCAGATAAGGAGTATCAGTATGAGACTTGAAGAGAATGAGCGTGATAACATTACTAGATTAATGAAAGTTAAAGATCAGATTATCGCTGATGAGCAGGAAAAAGCTAGAGCAGAGTCTGCAAAGAACATTGCAGAGTATAAAGAGAGACTGAATAAGTAA
- a CDS encoding alpha-L-fucosidase — protein sequence MSEKSFNSQFADNLESLEQAMPLPSESQLEYHHSELAAFMHFGVNTFTGREWGTGEESPEIFNPENWNPDGMVKALKSAGFKRLIITAKHHDGFCLWFSKYTDHTVEYSPFKRDILADLSAACTEHGLDMGLYLSPWDAHEPSYGYGTGYDDATDSNGDYNEFYMNQIREICEDPKYGRDGKFVEWWLDGAKGEGADAQEYKFEEWIAIIKEHNPGINIFGAGVLGGIYWVGNENGYAPDPCWYTANTSDSSDITRLDLDPNGIYWSIPESDVSLYKGWFHHPGDEPKTQSELAYIYLNSIGRGSTLLLNIPPTFEGDFADDAYESLENFAKSVDVIKEDIYTFEDGELEQSSMQELDKVAIAFGEEEVSELTWTLPEASNFDLINIAEMIEFGQRVEEFSVSIKSANSETFEHIYHGTTIGYRRLVLLPDEFRGRKIQAIKIKFKLLANKSPLFLRELSITNLHELWKNPNSAAPAPLPGVEPGDPDW from the coding sequence ATGTCAGAAAAATCTTTTAACTCGCAGTTCGCAGATAATCTAGAGAGTCTTGAACAAGCAATGCCTCTTCCAAGCGAAAGTCAGTTGGAGTATCACCATTCTGAACTAGCTGCTTTTATGCACTTTGGTGTTAATACTTTTACAGGCAGAGAATGGGGTACTGGTGAAGAATCTCCTGAGATCTTCAATCCAGAAAACTGGAACCCAGACGGCATGGTCAAAGCACTTAAATCTGCAGGTTTCAAACGCTTAATTATAACTGCAAAGCATCACGATGGTTTCTGTCTGTGGTTTAGTAAATACACAGACCATACAGTTGAGTATTCGCCATTCAAAAGAGATATTTTGGCTGATCTGTCTGCTGCATGTACCGAGCACGGCTTAGATATGGGATTATATCTTTCTCCATGGGATGCTCACGAACCTAGTTATGGTTACGGTACCGGTTACGATGATGCTACAGATAGCAACGGAGACTACAATGAGTTTTATATGAACCAAATTCGTGAAATTTGTGAAGATCCTAAATATGGACGTGACGGTAAATTTGTCGAGTGGTGGCTAGATGGTGCCAAAGGTGAAGGTGCAGATGCTCAAGAATATAAATTTGAAGAATGGATTGCCATTATAAAAGAACACAACCCTGGCATTAATATATTTGGTGCAGGCGTCCTAGGAGGAATTTACTGGGTAGGTAACGAAAATGGTTACGCCCCAGATCCATGCTGGTACACAGCAAACACTAGTGATTCCAGCGATATAACAAGATTAGACCTTGACCCAAATGGTATTTACTGGAGCATTCCTGAATCTGATGTTTCTCTATACAAAGGCTGGTTCCACCACCCAGGTGATGAGCCAAAAACCCAATCCGAATTAGCATATATTTACCTAAACTCAATAGGTAGAGGCTCAACATTATTACTTAATATTCCGCCAACTTTCGAAGGTGATTTCGCTGATGACGCTTATGAAAGTCTAGAGAACTTTGCTAAATCTGTAGATGTTATAAAAGAAGATATATACACATTCGAGGATGGTGAGCTAGAGCAATCTTCAATGCAAGAATTAGATAAAGTTGCTATCGCATTTGGTGAAGAAGAAGTCTCAGAATTAACCTGGACTTTACCTGAAGCAAGTAACTTTGATCTAATCAATATTGCGGAAATGATTGAATTTGGCCAAAGAGTTGAAGAATTTTCTGTTTCGATAAAATCGGCCAATTCAGAAACATTTGAACACATTTATCACGGTACGACAATCGGATACAGAAGACTAGTCTTATTGCCTGATGAATTCAGAGGAAGAAAAATCCAAGCTATTAAGATTAAATTCAAGCTTCTAGCTAATAAGTCTCCACTATTTTTACGTGAGCTCAGTATCACTAACCTACATGAACTTTGGAAGAATCCAAACTCAGCAGCCCCTGCTCCACTACCTGGAGTAGAACCTGGTGATCCAGATTGGTAG